The following proteins are co-located in the Triticum aestivum cultivar Chinese Spring chromosome 1A, IWGSC CS RefSeq v2.1, whole genome shotgun sequence genome:
- the LOC100873109 gene encoding myb-related protein B: MTSDKGRTSKKAAEGSPSALAVPDGRASSGPQKGQLSNGRTTGPARRSTKGNWTLEEDDILRKAVEIHNGKNWKKIAECFPDRTDVQCLHRWQKVLNPELVKGPWSKEEDDIIIQMVKKYGPTKWSTIAQALSGRIGKQCRERWHNHLNPGINKDAWTQEEEIRLIQAHHIYGNKWAELSKFLPGRTDNAIKNHWHSSVKKKYESYRAEGLLAQFQGLPAALYPTGSLNVDSSSAMMQQNSDGSGLNVNQEVQDSSEFSQSALANISSSQVEQVDEPVGCHGQIHSSDGAHDSYSSCQEACDTKANDAASTSPETRHQLSISENDPDMHWQQDLSVADFDLQSELWQDISYQSLTAPDSISADSFFSPNYQHSACSSEVANNFEEPLYPLHTYSSSRTGTVHHQSSATSVPPSFICSGRASQIVSSELPIVPESKEQQMTSVEESLPIVPESKEQQLTSVEESQPLESTTMGREASPNHGKSVVGQKQHSESLCYEPPCFPSLEVPFVSCELISSSDLPEYSPLGIRQFMRPSMSFSTPLRLWSSPTRDRSPDDVLKSAAKSSVCTPSIMKKRQREPPSPIPDVRLAKKMGTEKDCGSSAMPSTRTERSCRDATRDDSLDLIPENSKDIIYQGKTEDNANINTLEKRERCSTTERDTAYNLVSAGILTDRNGPNPERRKLNTPTKSFSKDIISSRSKPTELLVEKSSVYINADYEYVNILADTPGIKRGLESPSAWKSPLFTNFQDGFFMSPTGTTFDALGLVKQINEQNAPALEEAHELLESGSLCNKESSDKENIKHIVIKKEHATTNQISNVMSEARILDFNECTTPVKKKEDNRCSTLGRSPTSSYVLKNVR; this comes from the exons ATGACAAGTGACAAGGGAAGGACTTCAAAGAAGGCCGCTGAGGGTTCACCCTCTGCTTTGGCTGTGCCTGATGGAAGAGCCAGCAGTGGACCTCAGAAGGGGCAGTTGTCCAATGG GAGGACAACGGGTCCAGCAAGGCGCTCGACCAAGGGAAATTGGACCCTCGAAGAG GACGATATACTTCGGAAGGCTGTTGAAATCCACAATGGGAAAAATTGGAAAAAGATAG CTGAGTGTTTTCCTGATAGGACCGACGTTCAATGCTTGCATAGGTGGCAGAAGGTTTTGAATCCTGAGCTAGTCAAAGGGCCATGGTCTAAAGAA GAAGATGACATCATTATTCAGATGGTAAAGAAATATGGACCCACGAAATGGTCAACCATCGCCCAAGCTTTGTCAGGACGCATTGGGAAGCAATGTCGCGAAAG GTGGCACAATCACCTTAATCCTGGTATAAACAAAGATGCATGGACGCAAGAAGAGGAGATAAGGCTCATTCAGGCTCATCACATATACGGAAACAAATGGGCTGAACTGTCAAAATTTCTACCAGGAAG GACGGACAATGCAATAAAAAATCATTGGCACAGCTCAGTTAAGAAGAAATATGAATCGTATAGAGCAGAAGGATTACTGGCTCAGTTCCAGGGCCTACCAGCTGCTCTATATCCTACAGGGAGTCTAAATGTTGATTCATCATCTGCAATGATGCAGCAAAATAGTGATGGCAGTGGTTTGAATGTTAATCAGGAGGTACAAGATTCCTCGGAGTTTAGCCAATCAGCATTGGCTAATATTTCTTCTTCTCAAGTGGAGCAAGTTGATGAGCCTGTGGGCTGTCATGGGCAAATACATTCCAGTGATGGAGCGCATGACTCTTACTCTTCATGTCAGGAAGCATGCGATACTAAAGCCAACGATGCTGCCTCTACTTCACCAGAGACTCGTCACCAGTTGTCAATCTCTGAAAATGATCCAGATATGCACTGGCAGCAAGACCTTTCTGTAGCCGACTTCGATCTTCAGTCAGAACTGTGGCAGGATATTTCTTATCAGAGTCTTACTGCACCAGACTCCATCAGTGCTGATTCTTTCTTCAGCCCAAATTACCAGCACAGTGCATGCTCATCTGAAGTTGCGAACAATTTTGAAGAACCACTTTATCCATTGCATACATACTCATCAAGCAGGACAGGCACTGTGCATCATCAAAGTTCTGCAACATCAGTACCTCCATCCTTTATTTGTTCAGGCCGTGCTAGCCAGATTGTTTCCAGTGAACTGCCTATAGTACCAGAATCCAAAGAGCAACAGATGACAAGTGTTGAAGAGTCACTGCCTATAGTGCCAGAATCCAAAGAGCAACAGCTGACAAGTGTTGAAGAGTCACAACCTTTGGAATCTACAACCATGGGAAGAGAAGCGTCACCAAACCATGGTAAATCCGTGGTAGGACAAAAGCAGCATTCAGAATCTTTATGCTATGAACCTCCTTGCTTTCCAAGCCTTGAAGTTCCATTTGTCAGCTGCGAGCTCATAAGCTCGAGTGACCTGCCAGAATATAGTCCTCTTGGCATTCGACAGTTCATGAGGCCATCCATGAGCTTCTCCACTCCACTAAGATTATGGAGCTCCCCTACACGCGATAGGAGTCCTGATGATGTGCTGAAAAGTGCTGCCAAAAGTTCTGTATGCACACCGTCGATAATGAAGAAGCGGCAGAGAGAGCCCCCATCTCCTATTCCAGATGTAAGACTTGCAAAGAAAATGGGTACTGAAAAGGATTGTGGTAGCTCAGCCATGCCATCCACAAGAACTGAGAGATCTTGCAGAGATGCCACTCGAGATGATTCGCTTGATTTGATTCCTGAAAATTCGAAAGATATCATTTATCAGGGTAAAACTGAAGATAATGCAAACATAAATACTTTGGAGAAACGAGAGAGATGTTCCACTACCGAGAGGGATACCGCTTACAATCTA GTATCCGCAGGGATTCTTACTGATAGGAATGGTCCAAATCCAGAACGTCGGAAGCTAAATACCCCTACAAAATctttttctaaagacataatatctTCTCGATCAAAACCAACAGAACTTCTCGTTGAAAAATCTTCAGTGTATATCAATGCTGATTATGAGTATGTAAACAT ACTAGCTGATACCCCAGGAATCAAAAGAGGGTTAGAATCTCCTTCTGCATGGAAATCTCCTTTGTTCACAAACTTCCAG GATGGATTCTTCATGAGCCCAACAGGCACAACTTTTGATGCTCTAGGATTGGTGaagcaaataaatgagcagaacgcTCCAGCTCTGGAGGAAGCGCATGAACTCCTGGAAAGTGGGAGCCTATGTAACAAGGAAAGCTCTGATAAGGAAAACATAAAACATATTGTTATCAAGAAGGAACATGCTACAACCAATCAGATATCCAATGTCATG TCGGAAGCAAGGATTCTTGATTTCAACGAGTGCACCACACCTGTGAAGAAGAAAGAAGACAACAGATGCAGCACTTTAGGAAGATCTCCAACTTCCTCTTATGTCTTGAAGAATGTGCGGTAG